TAATAAAAAAAAGCAGGAAAAGAAAAAGCCATGCGCGATAGATAAAGATGATTCAGGAATGGCAAGCGCTGAGGAGCTTTTTGAGCTTGCAAAGAGCGGGGTTGAAACAGTAGAATCCCTTAAGAAGAGAATAGAGAACATGGAGAAGTGGTTTGAAGAGGAGATAAAGAGAAGGGATGCAATATTAGACAATGTGCACAGGGAGAAGCAGATGCTCTTCAACTCAGCTGTGAGCGAGGCGAACAAAAGCGGGGAGATGAAAATTATAATTGAGCGCTACAAGAAAAAGGTAATTGCGCTTGAAGAGGCACTCTCTGAAAAAGAAAGCCCGAAGAAGAGGGCAATAAGAAAAGAGATATGATTAACATATTGTGCATAAATGAATGAGCATCAATGAATTTTCAAAATCAAACAGCAAAACAGGATAATTATAAATAAACTAAAAAAAACAATCCAGATAAAATGAAAGAAGAGATTAATGAAAAAAAGAAAATCGCTTCCCTCCTTGCAGAAGCAACAGGGAATAAGGAAGAGGATATTGAAAGCCTGATTGAAGTTCCTCCGAAGATGGAGATGGGCGACTATGCATTTCCATGCTTCTCATTTGCAAAGTCAATGAAAAAGAGCCCGGCGCAGATTGCCATGGATATAAGCAAAAAGGCAAATTCGGCGCTTTCTGAAAAAAATTATCTGTTCATTGAAAGGGTGGAAAGCACAGGGCCCTATCTTAATTTTTTCCTGAAAAAAGGGATTTTTGCAGAAAAGGTCCTTAAAGAAATAATAGCAAAAGGCGATTCATACGGCTCAGGAGAAAAGAAAAAAGACAAGGTGATGGTGGAGTTTTCTGACCCCAACACCCACAAGGCATTTCACATCGGGCATCTCAGGAATGCATCAATCGGGGACTCCCTTGTGAGGGTTATGAGATTCTCAGGATACAATGTTACAGCAGCCAACTACATCGGGGATGTCGGGGCTCATGTCGGAAAATGCCTCTGGGCTCTTGAAAAATTCCACAGCGGAGAGCTTGGAAAGATTCCAAAAAATGAAAGGGGGGAATTTTTGGGGCAGGTTTACACTGATGCAACAAAAAGAATAGCAGAGGCAGAGGAGAAAAAGGATTCCTCGCTAAAAGAAGAGGCTGCCCTCATTGCAAAAAAGCTTGAGGAGGGCGACAGCTCACTAACAAAACTATGGAAAGAGACAAGAGAATGGAGCATTGAGGAATTCAAGAGGATATACAGGGAGCTCGGGATAAATTTTGATATTTATTTCTTTGAAAGCGAGGTTGAAAAGAAGGGAAAGGAAATAGTCAGCGAGCTCCTGAAAAAGAAAATAGCAGAAGAAAGCCGGGGCGCAATAATAGTTGACCTGAAAAAATACAATCTTGATGTTTTTCTCATACTCAGGACAGACAAGACAGCCCTTTATGCCACAAAGGACCTCGGGCTTGCAGAGGACAAGTTCAGAAAATATGAGATAGACAGAAGCATATATGTTGTCGGCTCAGAGCAGAAAATGTATTTCCAGCAGCTCTTCAAAACCCTTGAACTCATGGGATTTCCCAATGCAAAAAAATGCTACCACCTTGCGCACGAGCTTGTGATGCTTGAAGAGGGAAAGATGTCCTCAAGAGAGGGGAATGTTGTAACATACGGAACTCTTGCATCAGAGATGATGAAAAAGGCAGAAAGCGAGATTGAGAAGAGGCATCCTGAATGGGCAAAGAAGGAAAAAGAGGATACAGCAAAAAAGATAGCCATTGCTGCAATGAAATTCTCAATGCTCAACCAGGACAACAACAAGCCGATAATATTCAGCATAGTAAAAGCCCTTGACTTTGAGGGCGAGACAGCATCCTATGTGCAGTATGCCTGCACAAGGGCTTCATCAATCCTGCGAAAGGAAAAGGAGGAAAACAAAAAGTTCATCCCTGCTGAAGAGATTAAATCAGCTGATTTATCAGTCCTGAATTCAGCTGAGGAAAGCGCGCTCATCAGAAAGCTTTCAGAATTCCCTTCAGTAATCTCAAAGGCAACTGAGGAATACAAGCCGTTCATAATCCCGAAATACCTGCTTGAGCTTTCAAAGCAGTTCTCAATATTCTACCGCGAATGCC
The nucleotide sequence above comes from Candidatus Woesearchaeota archaeon. Encoded proteins:
- the argS gene encoding arginine--tRNA ligase, whose protein sequence is MKEEINEKKKIASLLAEATGNKEEDIESLIEVPPKMEMGDYAFPCFSFAKSMKKSPAQIAMDISKKANSALSEKNYLFIERVESTGPYLNFFLKKGIFAEKVLKEIIAKGDSYGSGEKKKDKVMVEFSDPNTHKAFHIGHLRNASIGDSLVRVMRFSGYNVTAANYIGDVGAHVGKCLWALEKFHSGELGKIPKNERGEFLGQVYTDATKRIAEAEEKKDSSLKEEAALIAKKLEEGDSSLTKLWKETREWSIEEFKRIYRELGINFDIYFFESEVEKKGKEIVSELLKKKIAEESRGAIIVDLKKYNLDVFLILRTDKTALYATKDLGLAEDKFRKYEIDRSIYVVGSEQKMYFQQLFKTLELMGFPNAKKCYHLAHELVMLEEGKMSSREGNVVTYGTLASEMMKKAESEIEKRHPEWAKKEKEDTAKKIAIAAMKFSMLNQDNNKPIIFSIVKALDFEGETASYVQYACTRASSILRKEKEENKKFIPAEEIKSADLSVLNSAEESALIRKLSEFPSVISKATEEYKPFIIPKYLLELSKQFSIFYRECQIMKAEEKVKKARLILTESARTVIANGLSLIGIPALERM